In Megalopta genalis isolate 19385.01 chromosome 7, iyMegGena1_principal, whole genome shotgun sequence, a single window of DNA contains:
- the LOC117221688 gene encoding U6 snRNA-associated Sm-like protein LSm6 → MSRKEALSQFIQQIHGRPVVVKLNSGVDYRGVLACLDGYMNIALEQTEEYVNGQLKDKYGDAFIRGNNVLYISTQKRRT, encoded by the exons ATGAGTCGTAAGGAAGCATTATCTCAATTTATTCAACAAATTCATGGACGCCCTGTTGTTGTAAAATTAAATAGCGGCGTAGATTACAGAG GTGTTTTAGCCTGTCTCGATGGTTACATGAATATAGCACTCGAACAAACAGAAGAGTATGTAAATGGACAATTAAAAGACAAGTACGGCGATGCTTTCATTCGTGGTAACAATGTATTGTATATCAGTACACAAAAACGTAGAACCTAA
- the LOC117221687 gene encoding TIMELESS-interacting protein encodes MPNNSDYDDVDDIVAEYERYDLDAEQDTEDRDVGSGNEENQDENTVPRRVDPSASKKHTVRDPIPKLSTERLTGPKGLQTIEKYFEGFKFHGKGHEKFDLDRILKRMEHWSHRLFPKLEFDAFLERLEKLGTKRDLQVFITKYRQDMINPDIVASNEDIVDDDNEKERDEPIDEFDLLIAEQIEKQKQVSIQSVDKSTADALFDELMSQPNNKASQPMKESTSSSQPMKENTSSSQPMKENTSSSQLSDEVKERIERNRQQALQRRQARLKAMEEEAKKKRLDGSSGTEFANISNNAQTLNDTRSLENEDLQKVENEKEN; translated from the coding sequence ATGCCAAATAACTCCGATTACGATGACGTGGACGATATAGTAGCTGAATATGAAAGATACGATTTGGACGCAGAACAGGATACCGAAGACAGAGATGTAGGTTCTGGTAATGAGGAAAACCAAGATGAGAACACTGTACCGAGAAGAGTTGACCCTTCAGCCTCTAAAAAGCATACAGTGAGAGACCCTATACCGAAGCTAAGTACAGAACGTTTAACAGGTCCTAAAGGATTACAAACTATTGAGAAGTATTTCGAAGGATTTAAATTTCATGGTAAAGGACACGAGAAATTTGATTTGGATAGAATTCTAAAGAGAATGGAGCACTGGTCGCATAGATTATTTCCAAAATTAGAATTCGATGCTTTCTTGGAAAGATTAGAAAAGCTGGGTACTAAAAGAGACCTTCAGGTGTTTATAACAAAATATAGGCAGGATATGATTAATCCAGACATTGTTGCGTCGAACGAGGATATAGTAGACGATGATAACGAGAAGGAACGAGACGAGCCTATAGATGAGTTTGATTTATTAATTGCTGAACAAATAGAAAAAcagaaacaagttagcatacAATCAGTTGATAAATCCACAGCCGATGCTCTGTTTGATGAATTAATGTCGCAACCAAATAATAAAGCCTCCCAGCCTATGAAGGAAAGTACTAGTTCCTCCCAGCCTATGAAAGAAAATACTAGTTCGTCCCAGCCTATGAAGGAAAATACTAGTTCTTCCCAGCTAAGCGACGAAGTAAAAGAACGTATAGAAAGGAATAGGCAACAAGCTCTTCAAAGAAGACAAGCTAGACTGAAAGCTATGGAAGAAGAAGCCAAGAAAAAAAGGTTGGATGGAAGTAGTGGTACAGAATTCGCAAATATTTCAAACAATGCACAAACATTGAACGATACTCGGAGTCTGGAGAATGAAGATTTACAAAAAGTAGAAAATGAAAAAGAGAATTAA
- the bgm gene encoding acyl-CoA synthetase bubblegum family member 1 isoform X1 yields the protein MVILLVKDNMTTVQPIQSNGAVKGFALNEKDKMEKGSYYTNYSATGLDGPDQILKADSTVTTLPNGRVKIKLSSEDINPTPPISVPGLLTRIANSHGGHTAFVTRPDANGKRKTYSYKDYENQVKTVAKAFLKLGLERYHGVCIIGFNSPEWVISDIAAIYAGGFAVGVYTTNTPEACHFCADNSRANIIVVEDTKQLEKIQKIKKNLPFLKAIIMYDEESEDKDVLSWNDVIKMGEAESDDKLNAVLKTIGVNECCTLVYTSGTVGNPKAVMLNHDNLIYDAKNLIDACKFENTTEVLISYLPLSHVAAQVIDIFCCMTIAGTLYFADKNALKGTLVETLVVARPTVFVGVPRVWEKIFERMQAVARNNGMIKSWIASWAKAQGLFYNMNKLKGTDFKHWGYLIAKWLIFNKVKAALGLDRCGVCVTAAAPLSTEIKQYFLSLDIVILEAYGMSECGGAHTLSTNDRCRLGAVGPTLAAFSTKLDNPDSTGEGEICMSGRHVFMGYLNEPEKTAEVFDEDGWLHTGDLGTEDSDGFLYVTGRIKELIITAGGENIPPVHIEQLILAELPALSNVLLIGDKRKYLTTLVTLKTEMNNETGAPKDQFTPDTLKWLQSIGSKATTVTEIVQTRDPLVYAEIEKAIKRANTKVISNAQRVQKFQILPHDFSVPTGELGPTLKVKRNVIHKMYEGLIEDMYK from the exons ATGGTTATTCTACTTGTTAAAG ATAACATGACAACCGTGCAGCCGATTCAATCGAATGGGGCGGTAAAAGGATTCGCGTTGAACGAAAAG GATAAGATGGAAAAGGGTAGCTATTATACAAATTACAGCGCTACCGGCCTCGATG GTCCAGATCAGATCTTGAAAGCGGATTCGACGGTCACAACGCTACCGAATGGACGCGTGAAAATCAAATTAAGTAGCGAGGACATTAATCCCACGCCGCCAATATCGGTCCCTGGATTATTAACAAGAATAGCTAATTCACATGGTGGACATACTGCATTCGTAACGAGACCCGATGCCAACGGAAAAAGAAAGACGTACAGTTACAA AGACTATGAGAACCAAGTGAAAACTGTGGCGAAAGCTTTTCTAAAACTGGGTCTAGAACGTTATCACGGTGTCTGTATCATAGGATTTAATAGTCCAGAATGGGTTATCTCAGATATCGCTGCAATTTATGCAGg AGGATTTGCTGTTGGAGTCTACACAACAAACACTCCAGAAGCGTGTCACTTTTGTGCCGACAATAGTCGAGCCAATATAATAGTGGTTGAAGACACAAAGCAGCTGGAAAAGAtacagaaaataaagaaaaacctTCCTTTCTTGAAAGCGATCATCATGTACGATGAGGAATCCGAAGACAAGGATGTCTTAAGT TGGAACGATGTGATCAAAATGGGAGAGGCAGAGTCTGATGACAAATTGAACGCTGTTCTAAAGACTATTGGCGTCAACGAATGCTGTACCCTAGTTTACACG TCAGGTACAGTTGGAAACCCAAAGGCtgtgatgctgaatcatgacAACTTAATATATGATGCAAAGAATTTGATTGATGCTTGTAAATTTGAAAACACTACAGAGGTCCTAATTAGCTATCTACCATTATCTCATGTTGCAGCACAG GTTATTGATATATTCTGCTGCATGACAATCGCAGGCACATTGTACTTTGCCGACAAGAATGCATTGAAGGGTACCTTAGTCGAGACTTTAGTCGTAGCACGACCTACTGTTTTCGTTGGTGTGCCCAGAGTATGGGAAAAAATTTTTGAAAGAATGCAAGCAGTCGCACGAAACAATGGCATGATAAAAAGTTGGATTGCTTCTTGGGCAAAAGCACAAGGCCTATTTTACAATATGAATAAACTGAAAGGCACCGATTTTAAGCACTGGGGCTACTTAATCGCTAAATGGTTAATTTTTAACAAAGTGAAGGCAGCACTTGGTTTAGATAGATGTGGCGTATGTGTCACTGCAGCTGCACCTTTAAGTACTGAAATCAAACAGTACTTCCTGAGTTTGGATATTGTTATATTGGAAGCATATGGAATGTCGGAATGCGGTGGTGCACATACTTTAAGTACAAATGATCGTTGCAG ACTTGGTGCTGTTGGTCCAACACTGGCTGCATTTTCCACAAAATTGGATAACCCAGATAGTACTGGTGAAGGAGAAATTTGTATGAGTGGTAGACATGTGTTTATGGGATACTTAAATGAACCTGAAAAAACTGCAGAAGTATTCGATGAAGATGGGTGGTTGCATACTGGTGATTTGGGCACGGAGGACTCGGATGGGTTTTTATATGTAACTG GAAGAATCAAAGAATTGATTATCACTGCTGGTGGTGAGAATATACCTCCTGTTCACATAGAACAATTAATATTAGCTGAACTACCTGCACTGAGCAATGTTTTATTAATTGGCGATAAACGAAAGTACCTTACTACGCTGGTTACTTTGAAG ACTGAAATGAACAATGAAACAGGTGCACCAAAAGATCAATTTACCCCAGATACTTTGAAATGGTTGCAGTCTATTGGAAGCAAGGCAACAACAGTTACAGAAATAGTACAAACTCGTGACCCTCTT gTATATGCTGAAATCGAGAAGGCAATTAAAAGAGCAAACACAAAAGTTATAAGTAATGCACAAAGGGTTCAGAAATTCCAAATTTTGCCACACGATTTCTCAGTACCAACTGGCGAATTGGGGCCAACCCTTAAAGTTAAGAGAAACGTTATTCACAAAATGTACGAAGGCCTGATAGAAGATATGTACAAGTAA
- the bgm gene encoding acyl-CoA synthetase bubblegum family member 1 isoform X2, producing the protein MTTVQPIQSNGAVKGFALNEKDKMEKGSYYTNYSATGLDGPDQILKADSTVTTLPNGRVKIKLSSEDINPTPPISVPGLLTRIANSHGGHTAFVTRPDANGKRKTYSYKDYENQVKTVAKAFLKLGLERYHGVCIIGFNSPEWVISDIAAIYAGGFAVGVYTTNTPEACHFCADNSRANIIVVEDTKQLEKIQKIKKNLPFLKAIIMYDEESEDKDVLSWNDVIKMGEAESDDKLNAVLKTIGVNECCTLVYTSGTVGNPKAVMLNHDNLIYDAKNLIDACKFENTTEVLISYLPLSHVAAQVIDIFCCMTIAGTLYFADKNALKGTLVETLVVARPTVFVGVPRVWEKIFERMQAVARNNGMIKSWIASWAKAQGLFYNMNKLKGTDFKHWGYLIAKWLIFNKVKAALGLDRCGVCVTAAAPLSTEIKQYFLSLDIVILEAYGMSECGGAHTLSTNDRCRLGAVGPTLAAFSTKLDNPDSTGEGEICMSGRHVFMGYLNEPEKTAEVFDEDGWLHTGDLGTEDSDGFLYVTGRIKELIITAGGENIPPVHIEQLILAELPALSNVLLIGDKRKYLTTLVTLKTEMNNETGAPKDQFTPDTLKWLQSIGSKATTVTEIVQTRDPLVYAEIEKAIKRANTKVISNAQRVQKFQILPHDFSVPTGELGPTLKVKRNVIHKMYEGLIEDMYK; encoded by the exons ATGACAACCGTGCAGCCGATTCAATCGAATGGGGCGGTAAAAGGATTCGCGTTGAACGAAAAG GATAAGATGGAAAAGGGTAGCTATTATACAAATTACAGCGCTACCGGCCTCGATG GTCCAGATCAGATCTTGAAAGCGGATTCGACGGTCACAACGCTACCGAATGGACGCGTGAAAATCAAATTAAGTAGCGAGGACATTAATCCCACGCCGCCAATATCGGTCCCTGGATTATTAACAAGAATAGCTAATTCACATGGTGGACATACTGCATTCGTAACGAGACCCGATGCCAACGGAAAAAGAAAGACGTACAGTTACAA AGACTATGAGAACCAAGTGAAAACTGTGGCGAAAGCTTTTCTAAAACTGGGTCTAGAACGTTATCACGGTGTCTGTATCATAGGATTTAATAGTCCAGAATGGGTTATCTCAGATATCGCTGCAATTTATGCAGg AGGATTTGCTGTTGGAGTCTACACAACAAACACTCCAGAAGCGTGTCACTTTTGTGCCGACAATAGTCGAGCCAATATAATAGTGGTTGAAGACACAAAGCAGCTGGAAAAGAtacagaaaataaagaaaaacctTCCTTTCTTGAAAGCGATCATCATGTACGATGAGGAATCCGAAGACAAGGATGTCTTAAGT TGGAACGATGTGATCAAAATGGGAGAGGCAGAGTCTGATGACAAATTGAACGCTGTTCTAAAGACTATTGGCGTCAACGAATGCTGTACCCTAGTTTACACG TCAGGTACAGTTGGAAACCCAAAGGCtgtgatgctgaatcatgacAACTTAATATATGATGCAAAGAATTTGATTGATGCTTGTAAATTTGAAAACACTACAGAGGTCCTAATTAGCTATCTACCATTATCTCATGTTGCAGCACAG GTTATTGATATATTCTGCTGCATGACAATCGCAGGCACATTGTACTTTGCCGACAAGAATGCATTGAAGGGTACCTTAGTCGAGACTTTAGTCGTAGCACGACCTACTGTTTTCGTTGGTGTGCCCAGAGTATGGGAAAAAATTTTTGAAAGAATGCAAGCAGTCGCACGAAACAATGGCATGATAAAAAGTTGGATTGCTTCTTGGGCAAAAGCACAAGGCCTATTTTACAATATGAATAAACTGAAAGGCACCGATTTTAAGCACTGGGGCTACTTAATCGCTAAATGGTTAATTTTTAACAAAGTGAAGGCAGCACTTGGTTTAGATAGATGTGGCGTATGTGTCACTGCAGCTGCACCTTTAAGTACTGAAATCAAACAGTACTTCCTGAGTTTGGATATTGTTATATTGGAAGCATATGGAATGTCGGAATGCGGTGGTGCACATACTTTAAGTACAAATGATCGTTGCAG ACTTGGTGCTGTTGGTCCAACACTGGCTGCATTTTCCACAAAATTGGATAACCCAGATAGTACTGGTGAAGGAGAAATTTGTATGAGTGGTAGACATGTGTTTATGGGATACTTAAATGAACCTGAAAAAACTGCAGAAGTATTCGATGAAGATGGGTGGTTGCATACTGGTGATTTGGGCACGGAGGACTCGGATGGGTTTTTATATGTAACTG GAAGAATCAAAGAATTGATTATCACTGCTGGTGGTGAGAATATACCTCCTGTTCACATAGAACAATTAATATTAGCTGAACTACCTGCACTGAGCAATGTTTTATTAATTGGCGATAAACGAAAGTACCTTACTACGCTGGTTACTTTGAAG ACTGAAATGAACAATGAAACAGGTGCACCAAAAGATCAATTTACCCCAGATACTTTGAAATGGTTGCAGTCTATTGGAAGCAAGGCAACAACAGTTACAGAAATAGTACAAACTCGTGACCCTCTT gTATATGCTGAAATCGAGAAGGCAATTAAAAGAGCAAACACAAAAGTTATAAGTAATGCACAAAGGGTTCAGAAATTCCAAATTTTGCCACACGATTTCTCAGTACCAACTGGCGAATTGGGGCCAACCCTTAAAGTTAAGAGAAACGTTATTCACAAAATGTACGAAGGCCTGATAGAAGATATGTACAAGTAA